One window of Trifolium pratense cultivar HEN17-A07 linkage group LG5, ARS_RC_1.1, whole genome shotgun sequence genomic DNA carries:
- the LOC123886441 gene encoding uncharacterized protein LOC123886441, which yields MSTSKNPIVIPPYLGKNMEYTGNEMEFQESLLTLVSEKMVDFNSLKANNFDMEPYFAHQGWNRYFEMLNGPIYPDLLKHFWMKAKIFTKYEAKQEELQAIEKNPRLKGKSRKEMGLIEFNGTQIRSNICGMNLIFSKVHFNALLGLEDKGLILEMFEKDTRYREDLLHRMFLDVNQKGKVKGMIDECRVLFKIIISSICPRLGGTDTISWTHRHLIYFLLTQKKVNLGDYLFERVCEAIFLNKTQRRTSIVHPKLLSELFFQCRIVKLVKKHHSEIVDNEIIPEVLSANFLTKMHIINTKVVQPQQDFHVRTGDPFFIDGYPIIS from the coding sequence ATGTCTACTTCAAAGAATCCAATCGTCATTCCTCCTTATCTCGGCAAGAATATGGAATACACCGGGAATGAGATGGAGTTTCAAGAATCTCTACTCACGCTAGTGTCTGAGAAGATGGTGGATTTCAACAGTCTGAAAGCAAACAACTTTGATATGGAACCATACTTCGCTCATCAAGGATGGAATAGATACTTCGAGATGTTGAACGGTCCTATTTATCCAGATCTTCTTAAGCatttctggatgaaagctaagatCTTTACGAAGTATGAAGCTAAGCAAGAGGAACTACAAGCTATTGAGAAGAACCCTAGGTTGAAAGGAAAatctaggaaggaaatgggtcttATTGAGTTCAATGGTACTCAAATTAGGTCAAACATCTGTGGTATGAACCTAATTTTTTCTAAGGTACACTTCAACGCTCTGCTTGGATTAGAAGACAAGGGTTTGATTCTGGAaatgtttgaaaaggatacaaggtATAGAGAAGATCTTCTTCACAGAATGTTCTTGGACGTCAATCAGAAAGGCAAAGTCAAAGGAATGATTGACGAGTGCAGAGTTTTATTCAAGATTATCATATCATCTATCTGTCCTAGATTaggtggtactgatactatctcCTGGACACATCGTCACCTCATCTACTTCCTTCTAACTCAGAAAAAGGTTAATCTGGGTGATTACCTTTTTGAACGTGTTTGCGAAGCCATTTTTCTCAACAAAACTCAGAGGAGAACTTCTATCGTTCATCCTAAACTCTTGTCTGAGTTATTCTTTCAGTGTAGAATAGTTAAGTTGGTTAAGAAACACCATTCTGAGATTGTTGATAATGAAATTATTCCAGAAGTTCTGTCTGCAAACTTCTTGACTAAGATGCATATAATCAACACCAAGGTAGTTCAACCCCAGCAAGACTTTCATGTTCGCACTGGTGATCCATTCTTCATAGATGGTTATCCCATTATTTCTTGA